In the genome of Deltaproteobacteria bacterium, one region contains:
- the rpmB gene encoding 50S ribosomal protein L28, whose protein sequence is MAFSCDLCGKRPSTGNTVSHANNKSRRRFLPNLKRVRANVSGRVRKLRVCTQCIRSGKVTKVA, encoded by the coding sequence ATGGCATTTTCCTGCGATCTCTGCGGCAAGCGACCCTCGACCGGCAACACCGTGAGCCACGCGAACAACAAGTCGCGCCGGCGCTTCCTGCCCAATCTGAAGCGCGTGCGCGCGAACGTCTCCGGCCGGGTGCGGAAGCTGCGCGTCTGCACTCAGTGCATCCGCTCGGGGAAGGTCACCAAGGTCGCCTGA
- a CDS encoding ABC transporter ATP-binding protein, which yields MPEPAERKPNLILRLLGYARPYAWLVAIVIVFSLLYGGGLTGRAFIMKGVVDDVALEDVRVHSLEDLLDKARPDDSDRKKLREERRDLKDRVRKNLKRSVLAAVLLILVMPVVRLIRDFTSEWVMTRVLVDMQHEIVSKLLRLPLTRHQRDPRGEAITRLTSDAAIANRLQAMIYGDFLEDLGVVVAALTASAILSWQLTLALLVIGPPIAIVLSVFGTRIRKAGRRRQEQVSEVMRRFVQILSGIKVIKAFGAEKLESDAFRTEVMKYFRRAVAVIRNRVYSRAFVEFFSQGVMIAVVLLGVWAVIGDFWGLTLGTLMAFSFVSGSLYRPLKALAQIWNGIHDALPSAERIFELLDADEELADESGAEAISRLTRGIVFRRVVFHYGREEVLRGLDLEIPAGQTLALVGPTGAGKTTIADLVLRFYDPESGSIEFDGVDARRITRSSLREMCAVVTQEPFLFDTTILENIRYGRPEASLAEVVEAARAANAHDFVENLPQGYETTVGELGGQLSGGQRQRITIARAIVRDPQILILDEPTSALDAKSEQVVQEAIGNLMKGRTVIVIAHRLATVQSADRIAVLENGRISTTGTHEELAARSGLYQELVKLQFSEGGNPSQ from the coding sequence GTGCCCGAGCCGGCCGAGCGCAAACCGAACTTGATCCTGCGGCTGCTCGGCTACGCGCGTCCGTACGCGTGGCTGGTCGCGATCGTGATCGTCTTCTCGCTGCTCTATGGCGGCGGTCTGACCGGTCGCGCGTTCATCATGAAGGGCGTGGTCGACGACGTCGCGCTCGAGGACGTGCGCGTCCACTCGCTCGAGGATCTGCTCGACAAGGCCAGACCGGACGACAGCGACCGCAAGAAGCTCCGTGAGGAGCGCCGCGATCTGAAGGACAGGGTGCGCAAGAACCTGAAGCGCTCGGTTCTGGCCGCCGTGCTGCTGATCCTGGTCATGCCGGTAGTGCGGCTGATTCGCGACTTCACCTCCGAGTGGGTGATGACGCGGGTGCTGGTCGACATGCAGCACGAGATCGTGTCCAAGCTGTTGCGGCTGCCGCTTACCCGCCACCAGCGGGATCCGCGCGGCGAGGCGATCACGCGACTCACGAGCGACGCCGCCATCGCCAACCGGCTGCAGGCGATGATCTACGGCGACTTCCTCGAGGATCTGGGGGTGGTGGTCGCCGCGCTCACGGCCTCGGCGATCCTGTCGTGGCAGCTGACCCTGGCCCTGCTCGTGATCGGACCGCCGATCGCGATCGTCCTCTCCGTCTTCGGCACCCGCATCCGCAAGGCGGGCCGGCGCAGGCAGGAGCAGGTCTCGGAGGTCATGCGGCGCTTCGTGCAGATCCTGTCGGGGATCAAGGTGATCAAAGCCTTCGGAGCGGAGAAGCTCGAGAGCGACGCGTTCAGAACCGAGGTGATGAAGTACTTCCGGCGCGCGGTGGCCGTGATCCGCAACCGCGTGTACTCGCGAGCGTTCGTCGAGTTCTTCTCTCAAGGGGTGATGATCGCCGTCGTGCTGCTGGGCGTCTGGGCGGTGATCGGCGACTTCTGGGGACTCACGCTGGGCACCCTGATGGCGTTCTCGTTCGTCTCGGGAAGTCTGTACCGGCCGCTGAAGGCGCTGGCCCAGATCTGGAATGGGATCCACGACGCGTTGCCGTCCGCGGAGCGCATCTTCGAACTGCTCGACGCGGACGAGGAGCTCGCTGACGAATCGGGCGCCGAGGCCATCTCGCGCCTGACGCGCGGTATCGTGTTCCGCAGGGTCGTGTTCCACTACGGGCGCGAAGAAGTGCTGCGCGGCTTGGACCTCGAGATTCCGGCCGGTCAGACACTCGCGCTGGTCGGCCCCACCGGAGCGGGAAAGACCACGATCGCCGACCTGGTGCTGCGCTTCTACGATCCCGAGTCCGGGAGCATCGAGTTCGACGGCGTCGACGCCAGGAGGATCACGCGCTCGTCGCTGCGTGAGATGTGCGCGGTGGTGACGCAGGAGCCGTTCCTGTTCGACACGACCATCCTCGAGAACATCCGCTACGGGCGACCCGAGGCGAGCCTGGCGGAGGTCGTCGAGGCGGCGCGGGCCGCCAACGCGCACGACTTCGTGGAAAACCTTCCGCAGGGCTACGAGACCACGGTGGGCGAGCTCGGCGGACAGCTCTCCGGCGGGCAGCGGCAGCGCATCACGATCGCGCGCGCGATCGTGCGCGACCCGCAGATCCTGATCCTCGACGAGCCGACCTCCGCGCTCGACGCGAAGTCCGAACAGGTCGTCCAGGAGGCGATCGGGAACCTGATGAAGGGCCGCACGGTGATCGTGATCGCCCACCGTCTGGCGACGGTGCAGTCGGCCGACAGGATCGCGGTGCTGGAGAACGGCCGGATCAGCACGACCGGAACTCACGAGGAGCTCGCCGCGCGAAGCGGGCTCTACCAGGAGCTGGTGAAGCTCCAGTTCAGCGAGGGTGGGAACCCGAGTCAGTGA